GCGAGACGTTCTTCAGGTCCTTCTCCTGGTAGACCCCCGCCCGGGCGACCTTCAGGATCTCGCCGTCCAGGTCGGTGGCCAGGATCTGGTGGTGCCCCAGCGGGTCGATCTCATCGAGGAGCATCGCAACGGAGTAGGGCTCCGACCCGTTGCTGCAGCCCGCACTCCAGATGCGCAGCGAACGGCTCTGCCTGAGCAACTCCGGCAGAATCACCTTCTGCAGCTCCTCGAACTTGTCCGGGTTGCGCAGCCACTCCGAGACGTTGATGGTGAGGAAGTCGCGGAACTCCTTGACCCGCGCCGGCGTGGTGGACAGCAGCCGGGCGTAGGCCGCCAGATCGCTGACCCCCGCCCGCCGCATGATCGTCTGCAGCCGGCGCTCCATCTGCGTCCCTTTATAGCAATCCAGGTCGATCCCCGTAAGTTCCAGCACGGTGCGCCGGAACACCGAGTAGCCCGGCTGATTCACGATTTATCCCTCTCCCACCGCGCGCGTGATCGCTTCAGCGATGGCGTGGACTGGCAGGACCTCCCGGGCCGCCCCCAGTTCCACCACCACCTTGGGCATACCGTAGACCACGCAGGTGGAGGCATCCTCGGCGATGGTCCATCCGCCGGCCCGCAAGAGGCTGACCATCCCCTTGGCGCCGTCGTACCCCATGCCGGTCAGGATCACACCCACCAGCCGGTTCCCCCACTGCGGCACCACCGACGCCAGCGTGACGTCGACGGCGGGGCGCACCCCGTGGACGGGCGGCCCCTGGTCCAGTTGAATCCGGCCCTCGCTGTCCACCGTCATGTGGTACCCGCCCGGCGCCACCAGCACCTCTCCGGCTCGCACCGGATCGCCGGCCCGGGCCTCCTTCACCGGAATCGCCGACAGCTCGTTGAGCCGCTCCGCCAGCGATCGCGTGAACCCCGGCGGCATGTGCTGCACTACCAGCACCCCCGCAGGGAGGTCGCCCGGCAGCCGCGGGATGATCTGATGCAGGGCCCCGGGTCCGCCCGTGGAGCACCCGATCACCACCAGCCGCCGCGGCGGCCGGTCACCGCCTGCGACCGGCCGCGGCCGCACCACCGGAACCGGGCCCTGAACCCGCCCGGGCAGCCTGGGCGGCGGCGGCACCACCGTCCGCACCCGAGGCGTGGCCCCGGCGGCGCCCTTGACCTTGGCCACCAACTCGTCGCGGGTGATGTGCATGTTGAGCGAGATCGAACCCGAGGGCTTGGCCACGAAGTCGACCGCACCGAGCGCCAGGGCGCGTATCGTGGCCTCCGCGCCCTCGCTGGTATGGCTCGAGACCATCACGACCGGGGTGGGCCGCCGGGCCATGATCTCCCGCAGTGTCCCGAAGCCGTCCAGACGGGGCATCTCGATGTCCAGCGTCACCACGTCCGGCTCGAGCCGGAGCACCTTTTCCAGGCCGTCCTGACCGTCCCGCGCCGTGCCGACCACCGTGATCTGAGGGTCAGACTGGAGCAGTTCGGTCAGCACCTTTCGCATAAAGGCGGAGTCGTCAACGACCAGCACGCGGATCGGGCGCTGTAGACGCTCACGCATAGCAGGTCAGCCGACAAACTTCCTGACGGTAGAAAGAATCTTATCGGGCTCGAACGGCTTGACGACGAAGTCCTTGGCGCCCGCCTTGATCGCCTCGATCACCATCGTCTGCTGCCCCAGTGCGGAGACCATGACCACCTTCGCATCGGCGTCGATGTTCTTGATCTCCCGCGTGGCGGTGATCCCATCCATCACGGGCATGGTGATATCCATCAACACCAGGTCCGGCCGGTACGTCTGGTACATGGCGACGGCCTCCTGGCCGTTCTCAGCCTCCGCCACCTCATAACCGTTTTCGGTGAGCAGCTTCGAGCACCGCATCCGCATGAAGGCAGCGTCGTCGACCAACAGAATCTTGGGCATTCGGTTCCCTCCTGCGCAGTTTCGGACCTATAACTCGCGTTCCCCTCGCCCCACCGTGCTGACCAGCAGCCGGCCCGTGGCCACGTACAGGTGGAGCGTGCGGCCGTAGGTCCCGCCCATGTCCTCAGCAACCAGTGTAATCCCGTGTCGGGCCAGTGCAGCCCGCACCGCCTCGGCGTTGCGGGCCCCGATGTCCAGCTTCGGATTCGATCCCGCCAGGCTCAGCATGCGGGCGCCGCCCGCAGCCCGTGCCGTGATACGGGACCGGGAGGCACCGGCCTTGACGATCGCTGCCAGCGCCGCCTCCACCCCGGTATCGGCGTACTTCCCCGGGGGGGCGTCCCGCCCCCTGGCCATGCTGCTGTCGGGCAGGACCACGTGAACCATCGCACCGATGCGGGCCACCGCATCGTACAGCGCAAGCCCGACGCAGGAGCCCAGTCCGTAGCAGACGAGCACCCGGGACGGGTCGCTGGCGACCTTCAGTTCGCCCAGCCCGACGGCCTCAGTTTCGACACCAATCATCGAATCGCCTCTAGCGCGGCCACCAAGCGCGCCATGGACACGGTATCGGGCATCAACAGGAGATGTCCGGGCAGCGCGCCGTTGAACGAAGTCGCCACCACGAGGGCCTCGTCGCCGCTCTGGTAGAGGTCGACGACCACCGCCTCCAGGATGGCGCCGGCCATGTCCTCCACCACCACGGGCGGCGTCGGCTTCACCTCGAGGCCGGTCCGGTCCGCGATGGCGTTCATGAAGGCCGAACTGCACACGTTGCCCAGTTCCGCGAGGGCCGAGCTCGCCAGCTCGTCCAGCTCCTGGCAGGTGCCAGGCGGGTGGCCGAGCAGCAGGTCGACCAGCCCCCGCGCGTTCTCAGGTTTGAAGAGCAGCACCACGTGGCCATGGATGTCGCCCTTGACAGCCAGGTAGACAGCCACCACGACAGACGCCGGACCGCCGGCGATGCCGGGCAGCTCTTTCAAAGGCAAGAACGAGAGTTCGGGCTCGAGGAGGTTGATCTCCCCGGTCGTCATCTGCGAAAGCGAGCGGGCGCTGTCGGCAAAGGCCTGGGCCACGATCTGCTCCAGGTGCTGCCACTGGCTGGACTGCAGTTCCATGCCGCGTCGCCCCCCTACCTGGCGACCGCCTCGAGGCGGACCGCCTCCTCCTGGACGGAGCTCACGAGGCTCGGTACGTCGAGGATGATGGCGACGTCGCCGTCACCCATGATGGTCGCACCGGAGATGCCGGGAATCTCGCCGATGAAGCGGCCCAGCGGCTTGATGACCACGTCGCCCTCGCCGACGAGCGAGTCGACCACGAGGCCGATCTGCCGCCCCATGACGGCCACGATCACCACGAAGATCTCCTCGGGCTCCTCCGCCCCCTCAGGCCGCTCCAGTTCGAAGACCTGGGCGAGCCGGAGCAGGGGGATCACCTCGCCGCGCTTCACGATGACCTCGCGCTGGCGCACGGTGCGGATCTCGGCGGTGGGGATGCGGTCGGTCTCGACCACCGAGCCCAGCGGGATGCAGTAGGTGGTGCCCAGCAGGTCCACCTGCAGCGCCCGGATGATCGCCAGCGTGAGCGGCAGCTTCACCCGGAACTCCGTGCCCTCGCCGACCTTGCTGTGGATCTCCACCGAGCCGTTGATCTTCTCGATGTTCTTCTGCACCACGTCGAGGCCCACGCCCCGGCCGGAGATGTCGGAGACCTTCTCGGCCGTGGAGAAGCCCGGCGCCCAGATGAGGTTGACCGCCTCGGGGTCGGGCAGCCTGCGGGCCGCCTCCTCCGACAGGAGCCCCTTGCGCACGGCGCTGGCCCGGACCTTGTCGGGATCCACGCCGCGGCCGTCGTCGCGTACGGAGATGATGATGTGGTTCTCCTCGTGGTAGGCCTCGAGGATCACCGTGCCCGCGGCCGGCTTGCCTGCCGCCAGGCGCTCGGCCGGCGGCTCGATGCCGTGGTCGACGGCGTTGCGCAGGAGGTGCATGAGCGGGTCGCCGATCTCCTCGATGACCGAGCGGTCGAGTTCGGTCTCCTCGCCCTTCATGACGAACTGGATCTCCTTGCCGGCCTTCTGCGCCACGTCCCGCATCATGCGGGGGAACTTGCGGAAGAGGTTGTCCACCGGCAGCATGCGCGCCCGCTGGATCTCCTCCTGCAGGTTGCCCGTCAGCCGCCCGATCTGCGCCAGGGCCGAGGACATCACCTGCGAGAGCTCGTCGCCCTCCCGCTCGACCTCCAGCCGGCTCAGCACCTGCTGCAGGCGGGTCCGCTCGATGACCAGCTCACCGACGGTGTTCATCAGATTGTCGAGCACCTCGACGTCGACCCGCACCGTCCGGAGCCCGGACTTCGACGACTTCGGCGCCGCGCCGTTGTCCCCGGCGGCCGCGGGCGAGGCCGCGCCGTTCGCACCGGGCGCCGCTGCCCCGTTCGCACCGGCTGCAACCACCTCCGGCGCCGGGGCGGCGACGGCGGCGGCCACCTGCGCTGCCGGCGCAGGGGAGCCGGGCACGTAGGGCACCAGCGTCCGGACGGTGATCTCGGGCACCTGCGCCAGCGCTTCCCGAACGCGCTCCGGCGCCTCGCGGGAGAGGAACAGGATCTTCAGCTCACCGTCGATCTGATCGGCCTCCACCTGTTCCTGGCTGGGCACCGACAGGACGATCTCGCCGAAATCGCCCACGGCCAGCAGCGCCTGGAAGGCGCGTACGGCGGGCATGGCGGCGTCCATCGCCAGCTGGATCTCGGCCCAGCAGGCCATGAGGCCCCGGGCGGATGCGCCCTTCACCTGCTCCTGCTGGGCGGGCGTGAGGGGCGGCACCTTCGGCGCGGCCTCCGCGACGGGGGCCGCAGCCCCCTGCGGCGCGGGGGCTCCGGCCGCCGGCGCCGCACCGGCCCCGCCGGACCCGTCCAGCGCGGCCAGCCGCCGCATGACCTCCTCGGTGTTCACCCTGGCGGGCTCGCCCGAGGCGATCTCATCCTTGAACGCCTTCAGCACGTCGAGGCAGTTGAACAGCGTATCGGCCAGTTCGGTGGTCACCGCGAGCTTCCCCTTGCGCAGCTTGTCCAGCACGTTCTCCATGGCGTGGGTGAGCTCGGCCATCCGCTGGTGCCCCAGCGTGGCTGAGGAGCCCTTCAGCGTGTGGGCCGCGCGGAAAACCTCCTGGATGACCTCCGGATCGCCGTCGTCGGTCTCCAACCGGAGGATGCCGCCCTCCATCGTCTGCAGCAGCTCCTCCGCCTCATCGAGGAAAACCCGGATGTCCTCGGCGCTTATCTCAAACCCAGACCCCATTCCGGTTATCCCTCCTGGTGGAGGCTGGCCGGCCGCCGGCCAACCCAAGCGTCGTACTCACCTAGTGGGGGGCGACAGGACTCTTGCGGTCCTCCCGTACCAGAATCCGCCGCAGGTCAAGCAGGGTGATCAGCCTGTCTGCCACCTTGGCAACCCCGAGCACGTTGTCCCGGTCCAGTTTGGCCATCAGCGCCGACGGCGGCTCGATGGCGTCGCTGGAGACCCGGGCGACCTCCTCCACCGCGTCCACGATCATGCCCACCTGGTCGCCGGCGACCTCGGCAACGGCGATGCGCGTGGCCTTCGTCACCTGACCCTCGGGCAGGCCGAGCCGCCGCCGCAGATCGATGACCGGGATCACCCGGCCGCGCAGGTTGATCACACCCTTCACGTAGTCAGGCGTACGGGGAACCGGGGTCACCCGCTGGAGGGGGACTACCTCCCGCACTACCGCGATGTCGGCGCCGTAATACTCGTCGTCCAGACGGAAGACGACGATCTGGCTGATCGCCTGCTGCTGTTCGCGCTGCTCCTGGACCACCTCTAACCCTCCTTGCAGCTGATCCGGCCCCGTTACTGCAGGGCCGTCGCGATGATCCGGGGCGCGTCGAGCAGGACCACCAGGCGGCCCTCGCCCAGCCTGACGATCGCCTCGACCACAGCCTCGGCGGCACCGCCCAGGTGGCCGAGCACCGATGAGCGCGGGGCCATCTCCGCCGTCGCCACGCTCTCGACCGCCACCACATCATCGACGATCAGGCCGGCGCTCTGTCCGTCCACCTCGAGGATGATGATGCGGGCCTCCGCCCCGGTCCGCCGCTGGGTCAGGCCGAAGCGCCTGGCCATGGCCACCACGGGCATGACTTCGCCGCGCACCGAGATCACCCCGTCCACCCAGGGCGGGGACTCGGGCACGGGCGTCGGCTCCGTCCAGTTGATGATCTCACGCACGGCGGTGATGGGCAGGGCGTACTCCTGCCCACCCACGGAGAAGACCACTACCTTTGCCTCGGTTGCCCGCTCCACGGCTGCACCTCCGCATCAGAGGGCGGGCTGGCGGCGCTCCACCAGTACAACCCCCGAATGACCAAGACTAAAATATGTAAGCCTTCCTTCAACATTATGTGCGCAAAATCCTGCTGGAATCGCATCGCGATGGATACAAGGCTTACAGTTTCTGCCCTGAATCCTGTCCATTGGGTGCCGGGAGGGCGTCCGTGCAAGCCGTGCGCTGCCAGCGGGCGCGCAACAGCGCCACGGACAGCCGGTCCAACTCCTGGCTGATGGGCAGCAGCCCGTCCACCTGCCGCGGGTCCAGCGAACCCCGCAGCCCGTCATACAGCTGCATGCGCAAGGTCTCGATGCGCTCCTGTGCCTGGCGATCCAGCCCCATGCTGCGACCTCCTTATCCGCTCCGTCCGGTCGACCCGATGCCGCCCAGGCGCGCGCCGCCGGGCTGGTCGTCGACCGTGGTCATGTAGCTGAGGAAGATGCCCTGCGCGATCCGCTCGCCGCGGGCGATCGTCACGGGCTCCTGGCCCAGGTTGGCCAGGGCGACCATAATGTGGCCCTCGTTGTCGGGGTTGTCCGCGTAGTCCGCATCGATGACCCCGATGCCGTTGGCCAGGGTCACCTGGCGCTTCACCGCGAGGCTGGACCGGATGGCCAGGACCAGCACCTCCCCGGGGCCCATGTAGGCCTTGAGCCCGGTGGGGACCAGTGCGACCTGCCCGGGCCGGAGCGTGACCTCCTCGGCCGCCTCCAGGTCGTAGCCGGCCGAGAGGGCGGTCTTCCGCTGCGGCAGCCGGACCCGCCCTTCGTATGCCTTCACCGGTGCGAAACGACGCTCACTCATTGCCGATCCTCCCTCTCCGTCAGGGGCTCTCATCGGCCTGCTGCAAGTGCGCCGAGGGGGGCAGCGCCCCCCTCGCGCACCTCCGGCTCCGTGGGCCTCACTTGCCGGCCTTGGACGGCTGGCCGGGCTTGCGCTCCTTCTTGGCGAGGTCCCGCTTGGCCTCCTTGATGGAGAGGTTGATGCGGCCGAGCTTGTCGATCTCGGTCAGCTTGACCACGACCTCGTCGCCCACGTTCACCACGTCCTCGACCCGGTTCACCCGCTCCTCGGAGAGCTGGCTGATGTGCACCAGCCCCTCCTTGCCGGGGAGGATCTCCACGAAGGCGCCGAAGTTCATCAGGCGGGTCACCCGGCCGTGGTAGATCATGCCCGGCTCGGGGTCCTTCACCAGCGCCTCGATCATCTGGCGGGCCTTCTCGCCGGCCTCCAGGTTGATCGCGGCGATGTAGATCGTGCCGTCGTCCTGGATGTCGATCTCGACCTTGGTGTGGCCCACCTTGGTCTCCTCGATGATCTTGTTGATGGTGGAGCCGCCCTTGCCGATGACGTCGCGGATCTTGTCCGGGTGGATCTTCATCGTCATGATGCGCGGCGCGTACGGCGAGAGCTCCTTCCTGGGCTCGGAGATGCAGGCCAGCATCTTCTCCATGATGAACATCCGGCCCTCGCGCGCCTGACGGAGCGCCGTGCCCAGGATCTCGCGGCTGGTGCCGGAGATCTTCATGTCCATCTGCAGGGCGGTGACGCCCTTCTTCGTGCCGGCGACCTTGAAGTCCATGTCGCCCAGGGCGTCCTCGATGCCCTGGATGTCGGTGAGCACGGCCCAGCGGCCGGACTCAGGATCCTCGACCAGGCCCATGGCCACGCCGGCCACCGGCGCCTTGATGGGCACGCCGGCCGCCATCAGGGCGAGGGTGGATCCGCAGACCGAGCCCATCGAGCTGGAGCCGTTGGACTCGAGCACCTCGGACACGACGCGGATGGTATAGGGGAACTCCTCCTCCGGAGGGATGACGGGCTCCAGCGCCCGCTCGGCCAGGGCGCCGTGGCCGATCTCGCGCCGGCCAGGGCCGCGCAGCGGCCGCACCTCGCCCACGGAGTAGGGCGG
Above is a genomic segment from Symbiobacterium terraclitae containing:
- a CDS encoding CheR family methyltransferase, which translates into the protein MNQPGYSVFRRTVLELTGIDLDCYKGTQMERRLQTIMRRAGVSDLAAYARLLSTTPARVKEFRDFLTINVSEWLRNPDKFEELQKVILPELLRQSRSLRIWSAGCSNGSEPYSVAMLLDEIDPLGHHQILATDLDGEILKVARAGVYQEKDLKNVSPARRAKYFTQMGQDFVLSERLKSRVKFEQHNLLSDPFPANLDLILCRNVVIYFTEEAKDQLYRKFHAALKPGGILFVGGTESLLKARELGYASASPFFYRAVK
- a CDS encoding protein-glutamate methylesterase/protein-glutamine glutaminase: MRERLQRPIRVLVVDDSAFMRKVLTELLQSDPQITVVGTARDGQDGLEKVLRLEPDVVTLDIEMPRLDGFGTLREIMARRPTPVVMVSSHTSEGAEATIRALALGAVDFVAKPSGSISLNMHITRDELVAKVKGAAGATPRVRTVVPPPPRLPGRVQGPVPVVRPRPVAGGDRPPRRLVVIGCSTGGPGALHQIIPRLPGDLPAGVLVVQHMPPGFTRSLAERLNELSAIPVKEARAGDPVRAGEVLVAPGGYHMTVDSEGRIQLDQGPPVHGVRPAVDVTLASVVPQWGNRLVGVILTGMGYDGAKGMVSLLRAGGWTIAEDASTCVVYGMPKVVVELGAAREVLPVHAIAEAITRAVGEG
- a CDS encoding response regulator → MPKILLVDDAAFMRMRCSKLLTENGYEVAEAENGQEAVAMYQTYRPDLVLMDITMPVMDGITATREIKNIDADAKVVMVSALGQQTMVIEAIKAGAKDFVVKPFEPDKILSTVRKFVG
- a CDS encoding chemotaxis protein CheD; its protein translation is MIGVETEAVGLGELKVASDPSRVLVCYGLGSCVGLALYDAVARIGAMVHVVLPDSSMARGRDAPPGKYADTGVEAALAAIVKAGASRSRITARAAGGARMLSLAGSNPKLDIGARNAEAVRAALARHGITLVAEDMGGTYGRTLHLYVATGRLLVSTVGRGEREL
- a CDS encoding chemotaxis protein CheX, whose translation is MELQSSQWQHLEQIVAQAFADSARSLSQMTTGEINLLEPELSFLPLKELPGIAGGPASVVVAVYLAVKGDIHGHVVLLFKPENARGLVDLLLGHPPGTCQELDELASSALAELGNVCSSAFMNAIADRTGLEVKPTPPVVVEDMAGAILEAVVVDLYQSGDEALVVATSFNGALPGHLLLMPDTVSMARLVAALEAIR
- a CDS encoding chemotaxis protein CheA, which produces MGSGFEISAEDIRVFLDEAEELLQTMEGGILRLETDDGDPEVIQEVFRAAHTLKGSSATLGHQRMAELTHAMENVLDKLRKGKLAVTTELADTLFNCLDVLKAFKDEIASGEPARVNTEEVMRRLAALDGSGGAGAAPAAGAPAPQGAAAPVAEAAPKVPPLTPAQQEQVKGASARGLMACWAEIQLAMDAAMPAVRAFQALLAVGDFGEIVLSVPSQEQVEADQIDGELKILFLSREAPERVREALAQVPEITVRTLVPYVPGSPAPAAQVAAAVAAPAPEVVAAGANGAAAPGANGAASPAAAGDNGAAPKSSKSGLRTVRVDVEVLDNLMNTVGELVIERTRLQQVLSRLEVEREGDELSQVMSSALAQIGRLTGNLQEEIQRARMLPVDNLFRKFPRMMRDVAQKAGKEIQFVMKGEETELDRSVIEEIGDPLMHLLRNAVDHGIEPPAERLAAGKPAAGTVILEAYHEENHIIISVRDDGRGVDPDKVRASAVRKGLLSEEAARRLPDPEAVNLIWAPGFSTAEKVSDISGRGVGLDVVQKNIEKINGSVEIHSKVGEGTEFRVKLPLTLAIIRALQVDLLGTTYCIPLGSVVETDRIPTAEIRTVRQREVIVKRGEVIPLLRLAQVFELERPEGAEEPEEIFVVIVAVMGRQIGLVVDSLVGEGDVVIKPLGRFIGEIPGISGATIMGDGDVAIILDVPSLVSSVQEEAVRLEAVAR
- a CDS encoding chemotaxis protein CheW → MVQEQREQQQAISQIVVFRLDDEYYGADIAVVREVVPLQRVTPVPRTPDYVKGVINLRGRVIPVIDLRRRLGLPEGQVTKATRIAVAEVAGDQVGMIVDAVEEVARVSSDAIEPPSALMAKLDRDNVLGVAKVADRLITLLDLRRILVREDRKSPVAPH
- a CDS encoding chemotaxis protein CheW, which translates into the protein MERATEAKVVVFSVGGQEYALPITAVREIINWTEPTPVPESPPWVDGVISVRGEVMPVVAMARRFGLTQRRTGAEARIIILEVDGQSAGLIVDDVVAVESVATAEMAPRSSVLGHLGGAAEAVVEAIVRLGEGRLVVLLDAPRIIATALQ
- the dut gene encoding dUTP diphosphatase, whose protein sequence is MSERRFAPVKAYEGRVRLPQRKTALSAGYDLEAAEEVTLRPGQVALVPTGLKAYMGPGEVLVLAIRSSLAVKRQVTLANGIGVIDADYADNPDNEGHIMVALANLGQEPVTIARGERIAQGIFLSYMTTVDDQPGGARLGGIGSTGRSG